Part of the Pseudomonas sp. Leaf58 genome is shown below.
TATGGCACCCTGACCACCTTCGTCACTCTGTATTACCTGGAGCGCGGCTGGGCCGGCGCGGCCTGGTGCCTAAGCGCGTTCGGTGTGTGCTTCATCATTTCGCGGTTGCTATTCGTCAACGCGGTCAACCGGTTTGGTGGTTACACCGTGGCGGTCGCGTGCATGGCCACCGAAGTGCTTGGCCTCAGCCTGCTGTGGCTAGCGCCATCGCCGCCATTAGCGCTGGTCGGCGCGGGGCTTACCGGTTTTGGGTTGTCGCTGGTGTACCCGGCGCTGGGGGTGGAGGCGATCAAGCAGGTGCCCAGCAGCAGCCGCGGCGCGGGGCTGGGCGCCTACGCGGTATTTTTCGACTTGGCCCTGGCTGTCGCTGGGCCGGTGATGGGTGCAGTGGCCGCACACTTGGGCTATGCCTCGATCTTCTGTGTGGCGGCGCTGCTGGCCCTGGCCGGTGTAGGCCTAACGCTGTTGCTGGCGCGGCGCGCTGGTCGCCGCTGAACGCTCGGCCGGCTGCGGCGCGCCCAGCGCCTGGCTGAAGAACGCCGCGGTTTCGCGTTGCAGTGAATGGTGGATATGGCGGCGATCCACGCCTTCGGCGTCCTTGCACAGCGCCGGCATCCGCGCGTACTGCTCGGCATCGCAATGGGCCATGAACACGAAGTGCCCGGCGCCGGCCAAGCGGCGGTAGTCTGGCGTGACCGGCAGCTTGCGCGCCAAGGCTTCGGCGTTCCGGTCCACCGCCACCAGCTGGTCGCTGTCGCCGCTATAGATCAGCGCCGGCACCTGCACGCCGGCCAAGGCATGGCGCCCAAACAGCAAACTTAGCGGCGCCATCAGCATGACCGCGCCCACCCGTGGGTCAGCCACCGGCGCCAGTTCGCTGCGGTCGGCAATCAGTACACCGTGGGTTTTGCAGGCGTCGGCGTCTTCTGGGCGATCCAGGCAGTACCGGCGCAAGCGGTCTAGGTCGGGGCGTGCACCCGACAGGATCAACGCCGTTTCACCCCCCGCCGAGTAGCCGATCACCCCCACCTTGCCATCGCTCAGGTAGGGCCCCAGCAAGGTGTCATCGCGAGCGGCGGTGATGGCTGCACTGATTTGCAGCGGCCGGCCATAGAGGTTGCTGAGGGTGCCCAAGCGGCTGTGGTCGCGGGCGTTGTCCCCAGGGTGCACCACCGCCACCACGACAAAACCCTGCCGCGCCAGCCACGTTGCCAAGTAATGCAAAGCCAGCGGGCTACCGGTATTGCCGTGGGACACTACCAGTAACGGGAACTGCCCCATGGCCACGGGCGCTTCTTCGGCCACGACGATTGGATAACCGTCCAGGCGGCGGCTGCGGGGTTCGCCAACGGCCGGGTAAAACGCCAGCGCTTGCATCGGGCGGGCATCGACCGGGTCGGCCAGGGTCATGTGGTGCAGGCCGGCGACCCGCGGCGCGGCGTCGGCCTGGGCCAGCAGGCCGCCGAGCAGGGCAAGCGCCAACACACGGCAAGGGATTTTCATCTGCCGGCAATTCCGTGCAGGGCAATCAGTAGCCCAGCATAGAACCGCCCTGGCGTGGGCCGGATGAAACCTGGATGAAACCATGGTCATGTGTTTTGCGCCGGCGTGTTATGCAATTGCGCTTTTTGCCGAACCCGTGGCATAGATGTAGGTCGACGTCTTTACGTGACCGTTTCGCGCCATTGAAGGAGACTCATGCATGAGCAAGCCTGCCTACGTGCCACCCAAGGTCTGGCGCAACGACGCAGCGTCCGGCGGCCAGTTCGCCAGCATCAACCGCCCGGTTGCTGGCCCCACGCACGACAAGGACTTGCCGCTGGGCAAGCACCCGCTGCAGCTGTACTCCCTGGCCACGCCCAATGGTGTCAAGGTCACCATTGCGCTCGAAGAGCTGCTCGCGCTGGGCCATCAAGGCGCCGAATATGATGCCTGGCTGATCCGCATTGGCGAGGGCGACCAGTTTTCCAGCGGCTTCGTCCAGGTCAACCCCAACTCGAAGATCCCCGCCCTGCTCGACCGCAGCGTCGAACCGCCGGTGCGGGTGTTCGAGTCGGGCTCGATCCTGTTGTACCTGGCGGAAAAATTCGGCGCTCTGCTGCCCCAGTCGCCGGCTGCACGTACCGAGAGCCTGAACTGGCTGTTTTGGCAAATGGGCGCGGCACCTTACTTGGGCGGTGGCTTTGGCCACTTCTATGTGTATGCGCCGGAAAAGTTCGAATACGCAATCAACCGTTTCACTATGGAAGCCAAGCGTCAGCTGGATGTACTCGACCGTCGCCTGGCCGAAAGCCGCTACCTGGGCGGCGAGCAATACAGCATCGCCGACATCGCCGTGTGGCCGTGGTACGGCCAGTTGGTGCGCGGCAACCTGTATGGTGCGGCGGAGTTTCTGGCGGTGGACGAGTACCCGCATGTGCAGCGCTGGGCCGAGGAGATTGCCCTGCGCCCGGCGGTGCAACGCGGTACCCGGGTGAACCGGACCTGGGGCGATGAGGCCAGCCAGGTACCGGAGCGGCATGTAGCAGCGGACTTGGACTGAGCGCAATCGGGGCCGCTCATGCCTTCAGCAGGCCCCGACAATGCCCGCCTGCATAAAACCATTTGCCCCCGCGCAAGCCTGCGCCCGTCAAGCCCTTCTTGTACACTCCTCGCATTAGCCCCCACCTGCACAATTTTTTGGTGAACGCATGATCGAGGTAACCGAGGTTTCCATTGCCGAGCTGCGCGATGCGCTCGAGTCGGGCCGCACGACGGCGGTCGAGCTGGTCAAGGCCTACTTGGCGCGTATCGACGCCTACGATGGCGCCGACACCGCCACGGCCCTGAACGCCGTGGTGGTGCGTAACCCAGAGGCGCTGAACGAAGCCGAGACATCCGACGCCCGCCGCGCCAAAGGCCAGGTATTGAGCCCGCTGGACGGTATCCCCTACACCGCCAAGGACAGCTACTTGGTCAAAGGCCTGACCGCTGCCTCCGGCAGCCCGGCCTTCAAGGACCTGGTGGCCCAGCGCGACGCCTTTACCATCGAACGCCTGCGCGCCGCCGGCGCCGTGTGCCTGGGCAAGACCAACATGCCGCCCATGGCCAACGGTGGCATGCAGCGTGGCGTGTATGGCCGCGCCGAAAGCCCGTATAACGCCAACTACCTGACTGCGCCCTTCGCCTCCGGCTCGTCCAACGGTGCTGGTACCGCCACCGCCGCCAGCTTCAGCGCCTTCGGCCTGGCCGAAGAAACCTGGTCCAGCGGCCGTGGCCCGGCTTCCAACAACGGCCTGTGTGCCTACACCCCGTCGCGCGGGGTGATCTCGGTACGTGGCAACTGGCCGCTGACGCCCACCATGGACGTGGTGGTGCCGTTTGCCCGCACCATGGCCGACCTGCTGGAAATCCTCGACGTGGTGGTAGCCGATGACGCCGACAAGCGCGGCGACCTGTGGCGCCTGCAACCCTGGGTACCCATCCCCGCGGCATCCGAGGTGCGCCCGGCTTCGTACCTGGACCTGGCGGTGGATGCCAGCGCGCTCAAGGGCAAGCGCTTTGGCGTGCCACGCATGTACATCAACGCTGATGCCGAGGCTGGTACCTCAGAAAAACCCGGCATCGGCGGCCCAACCGGCCAACGCATCAACACCCGCGCTACGGTGATCGACCTGTGGCAGCAGGCACGCCAGGCCCTGGAGGCGGCCGGCGCCGAAGTGCTGGAAGTGGACTTCCCGTTGGTGTCCAACTGCGAGGGCGACCGCCCAGGCGCACCGACCGTGTACAACCGTGGCATCGTCAGCAAAGAGTTCCTGCATGATGAGCTGTGGGAGCTGTCGGGTTGGGGTTTCGACGACTTCCTGCGGGCCAACAACGATCCCAAGCTTAACCGCCTGGCCGATGTCGATGGCCCACAAATCTTCCCCCACGACCCGGGTACCCTGCCCAACCGTGAGGACGACCTGGCCGCTGGCATGGACGAGTACGTCAACATGGCCAAGCGTGGCCTGAAGACCTGGGACCAGATCGAGACCCTGCCCGACGGCCTGCGCGGCCTGGAGCAGACCCGCAAGCTGGACCTGGAAGACTGGATGGACAACCTGGGCCTGGACGCGGTGCTGTTCCCCACCGTGGCCGACGTGGGCCCGGCGGATGCCGACGTCAACCCGGCATCGGCGGACATCGCCTGGAGCAACGGTATCTGGGTGGCCAACGGCAACCTGGCGATCCGTCACCTGGGCGTGCCAACCGTGACCGTACCGATGGGCGTGATGGCCGATATCGGCATGCCGGTGGGGCTGACCTTTGCTGGCCGGGCTTACAGCGACAACGCGCTGCTGAGCTTTGGTGCGGCCTTTGAAGCCACCGGTTCGCGACGGATGATCCCACCGCGCACCCCAGCCTTGGGCTGAGTTTTACAGGGGCCGCTTTGCGGCCCATTCGCGGGCAAGCCCGCTCCCACAGGTACTCCACCGGGCTGCTAGAGTACCTGTGGGAGCGGGCTGGCCCGCGAATGGGCCTGAAAAAGTAAATCGCGAAATTCAACTTAACGTGTAAAAATACACAAAATGTTGATATGCGCGATTTGCCATGCCCATTACTCCCCGTGAAGAACGCCAGCTCACCCTCACCGTGCTC
Proteins encoded:
- the yghU gene encoding glutathione-dependent disulfide-bond oxidoreductase, whose amino-acid sequence is MSKPAYVPPKVWRNDAASGGQFASINRPVAGPTHDKDLPLGKHPLQLYSLATPNGVKVTIALEELLALGHQGAEYDAWLIRIGEGDQFSSGFVQVNPNSKIPALLDRSVEPPVRVFESGSILLYLAEKFGALLPQSPAARTESLNWLFWQMGAAPYLGGGFGHFYVYAPEKFEYAINRFTMEAKRQLDVLDRRLAESRYLGGEQYSIADIAVWPWYGQLVRGNLYGAAEFLAVDEYPHVQRWAEEIALRPAVQRGTRVNRTWGDEASQVPERHVAADLD
- a CDS encoding amidase, translating into MIEVTEVSIAELRDALESGRTTAVELVKAYLARIDAYDGADTATALNAVVVRNPEALNEAETSDARRAKGQVLSPLDGIPYTAKDSYLVKGLTAASGSPAFKDLVAQRDAFTIERLRAAGAVCLGKTNMPPMANGGMQRGVYGRAESPYNANYLTAPFASGSSNGAGTATAASFSAFGLAEETWSSGRGPASNNGLCAYTPSRGVISVRGNWPLTPTMDVVVPFARTMADLLEILDVVVADDADKRGDLWRLQPWVPIPAASEVRPASYLDLAVDASALKGKRFGVPRMYINADAEAGTSEKPGIGGPTGQRINTRATVIDLWQQARQALEAAGAEVLEVDFPLVSNCEGDRPGAPTVYNRGIVSKEFLHDELWELSGWGFDDFLRANNDPKLNRLADVDGPQIFPHDPGTLPNREDDLAAGMDEYVNMAKRGLKTWDQIETLPDGLRGLEQTRKLDLEDWMDNLGLDAVLFPTVADVGPADADVNPASADIAWSNGIWVANGNLAIRHLGVPTVTVPMGVMADIGMPVGLTFAGRAYSDNALLSFGAAFEATGSRRMIPPRTPALG
- a CDS encoding dienelactone hydrolase; this encodes MKIPCRVLALALLGGLLAQADAAPRVAGLHHMTLADPVDARPMQALAFYPAVGEPRSRRLDGYPIVVAEEAPVAMGQFPLLVVSHGNTGSPLALHYLATWLARQGFVVVAVVHPGDNARDHSRLGTLSNLYGRPLQISAAITAARDDTLLGPYLSDGKVGVIGYSAGGETALILSGARPDLDRLRRYCLDRPEDADACKTHGVLIADRSELAPVADPRVGAVMLMAPLSLLFGRHALAGVQVPALIYSGDSDQLVAVDRNAEALARKLPVTPDYRRLAGAGHFVFMAHCDAEQYARMPALCKDAEGVDRRHIHHSLQRETAAFFSQALGAPQPAERSAATSAPRQQQR